One stretch of Streptomyces sp. 135 DNA includes these proteins:
- the sucC gene encoding ADP-forming succinate--CoA ligase subunit beta — protein MDLFEYQARDLFAKHGVPVLAGEVIDTPEAAREATERLGGKSVVKAQVKVGGRGKAGGVKLAANPDEAVARATDILGMDIKGHTVHKVMIAELSPEIEAEYYVSYLLDRTNRTFLAMASVQGGMDIEEVAEKTPEALAKVPVNAVEGVNIEKAREIVAQAKFPADVAEKVAEAMVTLWDTFVAEDALLVEVNPLVKTKDGRILALDGKVSLDANADFRQPEHEALEDKDAANPLEAAAKAKGLNYVKLDGEVGIIGNGAGLVMSTLDVVAYAGEAHGGVKPANFLDIGGGASAEVMANGLEIILGDSDVKSVFVNVFGGITACDEVANGIVQALELLASKGEKVEKPLVVRLDGNNAELGRKILSDANHPLVQRVDTMDGAADKAAELAAAK, from the coding sequence GTGGACCTGTTCGAGTACCAGGCGAGGGACCTCTTCGCCAAGCACGGTGTACCGGTGCTGGCCGGTGAAGTCATCGACACGCCTGAGGCGGCGCGCGAGGCCACCGAGCGACTGGGCGGCAAGTCGGTCGTCAAGGCGCAGGTGAAGGTCGGTGGCCGCGGCAAGGCCGGCGGCGTGAAGCTGGCGGCGAATCCGGACGAGGCCGTCGCTCGCGCGACGGACATCCTCGGCATGGACATCAAGGGCCACACGGTCCACAAGGTGATGATCGCCGAGCTTTCTCCGGAGATCGAGGCGGAGTACTACGTCTCGTACCTCCTCGACCGCACCAACCGCACCTTCCTGGCCATGGCCTCGGTGCAGGGCGGCATGGACATCGAGGAGGTCGCGGAGAAGACCCCCGAGGCCCTCGCGAAGGTCCCGGTCAACGCCGTCGAGGGCGTGAACATCGAGAAGGCCCGCGAGATCGTGGCCCAGGCGAAGTTCCCGGCCGACGTGGCCGAGAAGGTCGCCGAGGCCATGGTGACCCTGTGGGACACCTTCGTCGCCGAGGACGCGCTCCTCGTCGAGGTCAACCCCCTGGTGAAGACCAAGGACGGCCGCATCCTGGCCCTGGACGGCAAGGTGTCCCTGGACGCCAACGCCGACTTCCGCCAGCCGGAGCACGAGGCGCTCGAGGACAAGGACGCAGCTAACCCGCTCGAAGCTGCGGCCAAGGCCAAGGGCCTCAACTACGTGAAGCTCGACGGCGAGGTCGGCATCATCGGCAACGGCGCGGGTCTCGTCATGAGCACCCTGGACGTCGTCGCGTACGCCGGTGAGGCGCACGGCGGCGTGAAGCCCGCCAACTTCCTCGACATCGGTGGCGGCGCCTCCGCCGAGGTCATGGCGAACGGCCTGGAGATCATCCTCGGCGACTCGGACGTCAAGTCCGTCTTCGTCAACGTCTTCGGTGGCATCACCGCGTGCGACGAGGTCGCCAACGGCATCGTGCAGGCCCTGGAACTGCTCGCCTCCAAGGGCGAGAAGGTCGAGAAGCCGCTGGTCGTGCGCCTCGACGGCAACAACGCGGAGCTGGGTCGCAAGATCCTGAGCGACGCCAACCACCCGCTCGTGCAGCGTGTGGACACCATGGACGGCGCGGCCGACAAGGCCGCCGAGCTCGCGGCCGCGAAGTAA
- the sucD gene encoding succinate--CoA ligase subunit alpha, with translation MAIFLNKDSKVIVQGMTGATGMKHTKLMLGDGTNIVGGVNPRKAGTSVDFDGTEVPVFGTVKEAMEKTGANVSVLFVPPAFSKAAVVEAIDAEIPLAVVITEGIAVHDSAAFWAYAKSKGNKTRIIGPNCPGLITPGQSNAGIIPGDITKPGRIGLVSKSGTLTYQMMYELRDIGFSSAVGIGGDPVIGTTHIDALEAFEADPDTDLIVMIGEIGGDAEERAADYIKANVTKPVVGYVAGFTAPEGKTMGHAGAIVSGSSGTAQAKKEALEAAGVKVGKTPTETAKLARAILAG, from the coding sequence ATGGCTATCTTCCTCAACAAGGACAGCAAGGTCATCGTCCAGGGCATGACCGGTGCCACGGGCATGAAGCACACCAAGCTCATGCTGGGTGACGGCACGAACATCGTCGGCGGCGTGAACCCGCGCAAGGCCGGCACGTCCGTCGACTTCGACGGCACCGAGGTACCGGTCTTCGGCACCGTCAAGGAGGCCATGGAGAAGACGGGCGCCAACGTCTCCGTCCTCTTCGTGCCGCCGGCCTTCTCCAAGGCCGCCGTCGTCGAGGCGATCGACGCCGAGATCCCCCTCGCCGTCGTCATCACCGAGGGCATCGCCGTCCACGACTCCGCCGCCTTCTGGGCGTACGCGAAGTCGAAGGGCAACAAGACCCGCATCATCGGCCCGAACTGCCCCGGTCTCATCACCCCGGGCCAGTCGAACGCCGGCATCATCCCGGGCGACATCACGAAGCCGGGCCGCATCGGCCTGGTCTCGAAGTCCGGCACGCTGACGTACCAGATGATGTACGAGCTGCGTGACATCGGCTTCTCCTCGGCCGTCGGCATCGGTGGCGACCCGGTCATCGGCACGACGCACATCGACGCCCTGGAGGCGTTCGAGGCCGACCCTGACACCGACCTGATCGTCATGATCGGCGAGATCGGCGGCGACGCCGAGGAGCGTGCGGCGGACTACATCAAGGCCAACGTGACGAAGCCGGTCGTCGGCTACGTCGCGGGCTTCACGGCGCCCGAGGGCAAGACCATGGGCCACGCCGGCGCCATCGTCTCCGGCTCCTCCGGCACCGCGCAGGCCAAGAAGGAGGCCCTTGAGGCCGCGGGCGTCAAGGTCGGCAAGACGCCGACCGAGACGGCCAAGCTGGCGCGGGCCATCCTGGCGGGCTGA
- a CDS encoding helix-turn-helix domain-containing protein has product MPQSPATSLPSPKERRRLREAKSLSQAALAAKLGVSRETVRSWERGRTHPQGRTHEAYAEFLTAVAEEQTGKAAPEKAAPEETPPAPKATPGASPARRNLRTQPAEAARSTTRPEAPAKRAAGPQTPTAVAAAPAAVTGHPHRGPAPARRADLTPAQAFDALCEDTAPALVRQTYLLTGRRTLAQEAVERAFQQAWHRWPEVAVDRDPAGWVRAAAHEYAMSPWHRFRPRLHFPDAPPAEPADRVLFGVLLSLSPAQRRALLLYDGLGLDLPDTAAETEASTPTTANRLLYAREVIAERLPDLADPETLHRRLGELAATEKLRSPKPERVRITGERRARLWTRAAIALTTLIVGATALTLRTAPTRYEPPQSPGKAISGVPARMGPGPLTYQDTKLREKLRAELTTGRHRLAPQPK; this is encoded by the coding sequence ATGCCCCAGAGCCCTGCCACGTCTCTGCCGTCCCCCAAGGAACGCCGCAGGCTGCGCGAGGCGAAGTCGCTGAGCCAGGCCGCCCTCGCCGCGAAGCTGGGCGTCTCGCGCGAAACGGTCCGCTCCTGGGAAAGGGGCCGCACGCACCCCCAGGGCCGCACCCATGAGGCGTACGCGGAATTCCTGACCGCGGTCGCCGAGGAGCAGACCGGAAAGGCGGCACCCGAAAAGGCGGCACCCGAGGAGACCCCACCCGCACCCAAGGCCACCCCCGGCGCCTCGCCCGCCCGCCGGAACCTGCGGACGCAACCCGCCGAGGCCGCGAGGTCGACGACGCGGCCCGAGGCCCCCGCCAAGCGCGCGGCGGGGCCCCAGACGCCCACCGCCGTGGCCGCCGCCCCGGCCGCGGTGACCGGCCACCCCCATCGCGGCCCGGCCCCCGCGCGCCGGGCGGATCTCACCCCTGCCCAGGCCTTCGACGCCCTCTGCGAGGACACCGCTCCCGCCCTGGTCCGCCAGACCTATCTGCTCACCGGGCGCCGCACCCTCGCCCAGGAAGCCGTCGAACGGGCATTCCAGCAGGCCTGGCACCGCTGGCCGGAGGTGGCCGTGGACCGTGACCCGGCAGGCTGGGTCCGCGCCGCCGCGCACGAGTACGCGATGTCGCCCTGGCACCGCTTCCGGCCGCGCCTGCACTTCCCGGACGCCCCGCCCGCCGAACCGGCCGACCGCGTCCTCTTCGGCGTACTCCTGAGCCTGTCGCCCGCCCAGCGCCGCGCCCTGCTGCTCTACGACGGCCTCGGCCTCGACCTGCCCGACACGGCGGCCGAGACGGAGGCGAGCACGCCGACCACCGCGAACCGCCTGCTGTACGCGCGCGAGGTCATCGCCGAGCGGCTGCCCGACCTGGCCGACCCCGAGACCCTGCACCGGCGCCTCGGCGAACTGGCCGCCACGGAGAAGCTCCGGTCGCCGAAACCGGAACGCGTACGGATCACCGGTGAGCGCCGCGCCCGCCTCTGGACCCGGGCGGCCATCGCCCTCACGACCCTGATCGTCGGAGCCACGGCCCTGACCCTGCGCACGGCCCCGACCCGGTACGAGCCGCCGCAGTCCCCGGGCAAGGCCATCAGCGGCGTACCGGCCCGGATGGGCCCGGGCCCTCTCACGTACCAGGACACGAAACTGCGCGAGAAGCTCCGCGCGGAACTGACGACGGGCCGCCACCGCCTGGCCCCGCAGCCGAAATGA
- a CDS encoding DUF6350 family protein, with protein MTQTTDHSASPPLVKLLSEQSRDRSPGLATCLAGGAVAAGLGLGSLAVLVIALWISSPYPDSGPDGALHIAASLWLLAHGTELVRADTLSGASVPVGVTPLLLSALPAWLVYRAARDAADPEELGHPVGTAWCGVVSGYLLVGIAATVYASGGELRPDLLDALLHLPVFAAGAAACGVWAALGRPRGPLPAPLRPPLAVLPRVLRSRLVHGLFVRGGTLAVARAGAAGAVALVGGGALLVAVALVLRVGPVTEAFAQVTEVRSGQFAVLLLALALVPNAAVWGAAYGLGPGFAVGAGSVAAPVAVDAGPRLPRIPLLEALPEAGPGTPFDWAVGVVPVVAGLVVACCTVQSAAPAFGERDEAWSLGRTAAGAAGRRRCAGGYGGPRGVGGRADGRGGARGVRAGVVADRGGGAVLDPADRGADGGDPARVAAAEAVGRGARAAAPRAGRGRGPGRVAVAAPAAGWGAGQGGEGTGNGTGKGTGVRTRRHGPTRGRPPAPDAGRGRRGSRCRRREGAPAAAPAAALGLPAWACPPRTLPRGPHAARRRPGRGDDARPGRRLGPGPGSASRNHHRPARFRAARLRAVPLLADGRGSVRRSPSAGAAGGRGTAPRAVRQR; from the coding sequence GTGACCCAGACGACCGATCACAGCGCCTCGCCGCCCCTCGTGAAGCTGTTGAGCGAACAGTCCCGTGACCGTTCCCCCGGACTGGCGACCTGCCTGGCGGGCGGGGCCGTCGCGGCGGGCCTCGGTCTCGGCTCGCTCGCCGTGCTGGTGATCGCCCTGTGGATCAGCTCGCCGTATCCGGACAGCGGCCCCGACGGGGCCCTGCACATCGCGGCGAGCCTGTGGCTGCTCGCCCACGGCACGGAGCTGGTCCGGGCGGACACGCTCTCAGGGGCGTCCGTGCCGGTCGGCGTGACGCCGCTGCTGCTCTCCGCCCTGCCGGCCTGGCTCGTGTACCGGGCGGCGCGGGACGCGGCCGACCCGGAGGAGTTGGGCCACCCGGTGGGCACGGCGTGGTGCGGGGTGGTGAGCGGCTATCTGCTGGTCGGCATCGCCGCGACGGTGTACGCGTCGGGCGGCGAGCTGCGGCCGGACCTCCTCGACGCGCTGCTGCACCTGCCCGTCTTCGCGGCGGGTGCGGCGGCGTGCGGGGTGTGGGCGGCGCTCGGCCGCCCGCGCGGTCCCCTCCCGGCGCCCCTGCGGCCCCCGCTCGCCGTGCTTCCCCGGGTACTGCGGAGTCGTCTTGTGCACGGGCTCTTCGTACGCGGCGGAACGCTCGCCGTGGCGCGGGCCGGGGCGGCCGGGGCGGTGGCGCTCGTCGGCGGCGGCGCGCTGCTGGTCGCGGTGGCGCTCGTGCTGCGCGTAGGGCCGGTGACGGAGGCGTTCGCGCAGGTCACGGAGGTGCGGTCGGGGCAGTTCGCGGTACTGCTGCTGGCCCTCGCGCTGGTGCCGAACGCGGCGGTGTGGGGCGCGGCGTACGGCCTCGGCCCAGGTTTCGCGGTCGGCGCGGGAAGCGTCGCCGCCCCCGTCGCCGTGGACGCGGGCCCGCGGCTGCCGCGGATCCCGCTGCTGGAGGCGTTGCCCGAGGCGGGGCCCGGGACGCCGTTCGACTGGGCGGTGGGGGTGGTGCCGGTGGTGGCGGGGCTCGTGGTGGCGTGTTGCACGGTCCAGTCGGCGGCGCCCGCCTTCGGGGAGCGGGACGAGGCCTGGTCGCTGGGGCGCACGGCTGCCGGGGCGGCGGGGCGGCGGCGGTGTGCGGGTGGCTACGGCGGGCCTCGCGGCGTCGGCGGGCGGGCCGATGGGCGTGGCGGTGCTCGCGGAGTTCGGGCCGGTGTGGTGGCGGACCGGGGCGGCGGCGCTGTGCTGGACCCTGCCGATCGCGGTGCCGACGGCGGTGATCCTGCGCGCGTGGCGGCTGCGGAAGCGGTCGGGCGCGGGGCGCGGGCGGCGGCGCCCAGGGCGGGGAGAGGGAGAGGTCCGGGACGGGTGGCGGTGGCGGCACCGGCGGCCGGGTGGGGCGCGGGGCAGGGCGGGGAAGGGACGGGGAACGGGACCGGGAAGGGGACGGGAGTGCGAACGCGGCGGCACGGTCCGACGCGGGGGAGGCCTCCGGCGCCGGACGCCGGGCGTGGACGCCGCGGTTCACGCTGCCGTCGCCGCGAGGGCGCGCCTGCCGCGGCCCCGGCTGCCGCGCTGGGGCTACCGGCCTGGGCCTGCCCGCCTCGGACTCTCCCGCGCGGTCCTCACGCGGCGCGGCGGCGCCCCGGCCGAGGTGACGACGCCCGCCCCGGCCGCCGCCTCGGGCCCGGCCCCGGCTCCGCCTCC